The candidate division WOR-3 bacterium sequence AACAAAAGATTTTCTTCCGATAAATTCGTCTACCGTGAAATAGACAGATCCGTTCTCAACGACGACGAAATCCTGATAAAAATACGTTCAGTGTCACTGAATGCGGCTAAAAACAGGGGAGTAAAAGGAGTTCAAATGGATCGGACCATAAAATTTCTCAAAGACGCCGGTGTTTTTTATGTCGCGACAGTCAACGGGGATAAACCGCGGGTAAGACCTTTCGGCGCTGTCTGTAAACATAAGGACGGCTCAATATCTGCACAAACAACAAAAAAGACTGCTACAAACAAATGAGCAGTAATCCGAACGTTGAAGTATGCGCTTAAAGACAGATCGTGGATTCGTATAAACGGCGTGTTTGTGAAAGATGATTCAGAAGACGCCAGAAAGGAATGTCCAAGTTCTGTGCTTTCGGCAAAGATCCTGTTGAAGAAAAACTTTAAGTTAGTATAAAAATAAAGTCAAAAGCCCATTTCAGTTTAAAACAAGAAAGGGGATTTATGGAAACGGTCAAAAATATTTTGCAGTCCAAGGAGAAGCCGAAAGAAAAAATTTCCCTTTTGGCGGAAAAGGCTAAGAAAGACAAAAAATTATTAGATGAAATCGTCGAATTCTTTCAAACGGGGTCAAACGCCGAAAAGGGAAATTGCATTGAAGTCATGGAGTATGTGTCGCAGGAAAAGCCGGAACTCGTTGTCCCATATCTGGATTTTATCGTAGAGAACATAAATTTCAACGCTCCCAAGGTTAAATGGGAATGTGCGAGGGTGATCGGAAACCTTGCCCCAAAATATCCTGATAAAACCGCGAAAGCAGTCGAAAAACTTTTTAAGAACACGAAAGACAAAGGCACCGTAGTCAGGTGGAGCGCAGCTTTTGCGTTGACCGAGATCGCGAAATCAAACCAAAAACTTCAAAAAGAACTTATGAAAAAGTTCAATAAAATAGTGGAGGATGAAACCAACAATGGCGTAAAAAACGTTTACATCAAAGTTTTGAAGAAAATTGGGAAATAGAATTTTTCACGAATGGGTAAAAACCAGCATTTTAGCTAATTAATAGAATAGAATAAAATGAAAAAAAATACGCTCGATTTTATCTGCTGTCCTGAATGCAAGAAAAATCTTTCTTTGAAAATCCTGAAGCAAAGCGCAAAGGAAATTCAGAGCGGGAGTTTGTTCTGTCAGTCCTGCTCGGTTGAATATCCGGTTGTCTCCGAAAAAGG is a genomic window containing:
- a CDS encoding Trm112 family protein: MKKNTLDFICCPECKKNLSLKILKQSAKEIQSGSLFCQSCSVEYPVVSEKGLYCWEATQSIAGCRP
- a CDS encoding HEAT repeat domain-containing protein, which codes for METVKNILQSKEKPKEKISLLAEKAKKDKKLLDEIVEFFQTGSNAEKGNCIEVMEYVSQEKPELVVPYLDFIVENINFNAPKVKWECARVIGNLAPKYPDKTAKAVEKLFKNTKDKGTVVRWSAAFALTEIAKSNQKLQKELMKKFNKIVEDETNNGVKNVYIKVLKKIGK